A genomic window from Oryctolagus cuniculus chromosome 12, mOryCun1.1, whole genome shotgun sequence includes:
- the LOC100343587 gene encoding olfactory receptor 4K15 has translation MNETNHSQVTEFVLLGLTSSKELQPFLFVTFLLLYLAILLGNLLIILTVTSDPRLHTPMYFLLANLSFIDICVASFATPKMISDLLLERKTISFDACLAQIFFVHLFTGSEMVILVSMAYDRYVAICKPLHYMTVMSRRVCICLVLVSWAVGFIHTTSQLAFTINLPFCGPNQVDSFFCDLPLVTKLACMDTYVVSLLIVADSGFLSTSSFLLLLVSYTVILITVRSRSSASMAKARSTLTAHITVVVLFFGPCIFIYVWPFSSYSIDKILAVFYTIFTPILNPVIYSLRNKEMKAAMSKLKSRYLRPGQVSALTGRALSLQTE, from the coding sequence ATGAACGAGACGAACCATTCTCAGGTGACAGAATTTGTGCTGCTGGGCCTCACCAGTTCCAAGGAGCTCCAGCCTTTCTTGTTCGTCACTTTTCTACTGCTCTACCTGGCAATCCTGCTGGGCAACCTCCTCATCATCCTCACTGTGACCTCAGACCCCCGCCttcacacccccatgtacttccTGCTCGCCAACCTCTCTTTCATAGATATATGCGTTGCTTCTTTTGCTACCCCCAAAATGATTTCGGACTTGCTGCTTGAACGCAAGACTATTTCTTTTGACGCCTGCCTGGCTCAAATCTTCTTTGTTCACCTCTTCACCGGCAGTGAAATGGTCATCCTTGTGTccatggcctatgaccgctatgtggcTATATGCAAACCGCTCCACTACATGACGGTCATGAGCCGCCGGGTTTGCATTTGTCTCGTCCTCGTCTCCTGGGCCGTGGGCTTCATCCACACGACTAGCCAGCTGGCATTCACCATAAACCTGCCTTTCTGTGGTCCTAATCAGGTAGACAGTTTTTTCTGTGACCTCCCCTTAGTGACCAAGCTAGCCTGCATGGACACCTACGTGGTCAGCTTGCTCATTGTGGCAGACAGCGGCTTTCTCTCGACGAGctcctttctcctcctgctcGTCTCCTACACGGTGATACTGATCACGGTCAGGAGTCGCTCCTCGGCCAGCATGGCGAAAGCCCGCTCCACGCTCACGGCGCACATCACCGTCGTCGTCCTATTTTTTGGGCCGTGCATTTTCATCTATGTGTGGCCGTTCAGTAGTTACTCAATTGACAAAATCCTCGCTGTGTTTTATACCATCTTTACTCCCATCTTAAACCCAGTCATCTACTCCCTaaggaataaagaaatgaagGCAGCTATGTCAAAACTGAAGAGCCGGTATCTGAGGCCTGGCCAGGTGTCTGCACTCACAGGACGTGCCCTCTCCCTGCAAACAGAGTAG
- the LOC100343832 gene encoding olfactory receptor 4K1-like: MIKSHSYLSRLLLFPLDNFSSQELTNGWNNKSVVTEFMLLGLSSSWELQLFLFFIFSMCYGAAVLGNIFIILTVIIDSHLHSPMYFLLSNLSFIDVCQATFATPKMIADFLNKHKTITFQGCMAQIFFLHVFGGSEMVLLVAMAYDRYIAICKPLHYMTIMSRRVCTLLVGISWTTGILHSASHLAFTVNLPFCGPNTVDNFFCDLPLVIKLACLDTYILEILVLINSGLLSLICFLLLLISYTIILATVHRRASGGISKAFSTLSAHITVVFLFFGPLIFIYIWPFDSFPIDKFISVFFTVFTPLLNPMIYTLRNKDVKEAMKKLRSRHVDTKWDF, translated from the coding sequence atgatAAAGTCTCATTCTTATTTGTCTCGATTACTTTTGTTCCCTCTAGATAATTTCAGCAGCCAAGAATTGACTAATGGATGGAACAATAAGTCAGTGGTTACTGAGTTCATGTTGTTGGGCCTGTCTAGCTCTTGGGAACTCCagctcttccttttctttatcttctcTATGTGTTATGGAGCTGCAGTGTTGGGAAACATCTTCATCATCCTCACAGTAATTATCGACTCTCACTTGCATTCCCCAATGTACTTTCTTCTTAGCAATCTCTCCTTCATTGATGTGTGTCAGGCTACATTTGCCACTCCCAAGATGATTGCAGATTTCCTCAATAAACATAAGACCATCACTTTCCAGGGATGCATGGCCCAGATCTTTTTCTTACATGTGTTTGGGGGTAGTGAGATGGTGCTTCTTGTCGCGATGGCCTATGACAGATACATCGCTATATGCAAGCCTCTACACTACATGACCATCATGAGCCGAAGGGTGTGCACACTTCTAGTGGGGATCTCCTGGACTACTGGCATCCTGCACTCGGCCAGCCACCTGGCATTCACAGTCAATCTGCCTTTCTGTGGACCCAACACGGTGGACAATTTTTTCTGTGACCTTCCCCTAGTGATCAAGCTTGCCTGCTTAGACACTTACATTTTGGAGATCCTGGTGCTCATCAACAGTGGGCTGCTCTCACTCATCTGTTTCctccttttgctcatttcttacaCTATCATCCTTGCTACTGTCCATCGCCGAGCCTCTGGTGGGATATCCAAGGCATTCTCCACCTTATCTGCCCACATTACAGTTGTGTTTCTGTTCTTTGGCCCATTAATCTTCATCTATATTTGGCCCTTTGATAGTTTTCCAATTGATAAATTTATCTCTGTGTTTTTTACCGTCTTCACTCCTCTCCTTAATCCCATGATTTACACTCTGAGGAATAAAGATGTAAAGGAAGCCATGAAGAAGCTCAGGAGCCGACACGTGGATACCAAGTGGGATTTCTAG
- the LOC100344592 gene encoding olfactory receptor 4K1, protein MGHTNDSVVSEFVLLGLSNSWELQLFFFAIFSSIYVASLLGNIMIIVIISCDSQLSSPMYFLLGHLSFIDICQSNFATPKMLVDFLVEHKTISFEGCMAQIFLLHSFVGSEMMLLVAMAYDRFIAICKPLRYGTIMSRKLCVIFVSISWAVGILHSVSHLAFTVDLPFCGPNEVDSFFCDLPLVIELACMDTYKMEIMTLTNSGLISLSCFLALIISYTIILATVWRRSSSGSSKALSTLTAHITVVILFFGPCIYFYIWPFSRLSVDKFLSVFYTVCTPLLNPIIYSLRNEDVKAAMRKLRNRHVTSWKN, encoded by the coding sequence ATGGGTCACACAAACGATTCAGTAGTGTCTGAGTTTGTACTTCTGGGGCTCTCTAATTCTTGGGAgcttcaacttttctttttcGCCATCTTCTCAAGCATCTACGTGGCCTCACTACTAGGCAACATCATGATTATCGTCATCATTTCCTGTGACTCCCAGCTGAGCTCTCCTATGTACTTCCTGCTCGGTCACCTTTCTTTCATTGATATCTGCCAGTCCAACTTTGCCACCCCCAAGATGCTTGTGGACTTTTTAGTTGAGCACAAAACTATCTCGTTTGAAGGCTGCATGGCACAGATATTTCTTCTTCATAGTTTTGTTGGAAGTGAGATGATGTTGCTTGTAGCCATGGCATATGACAGATTTATAGCCATCTGCAAGCCCTTACGCTATGGCACAATTATGAGCCGGAAGCTCTGTGTCATTTTTGTGTCTATTTCCTGGGCAGTGGGCATTCTTCATTCTGTGAGTCACTTGGCTTTTACAGTGGATCTTCCGTTCTGTGGTCCCAACGAGGTAGACAGCTTCTTCTGCGACCTTCCCCTAGTTATAGAGCTGGCTTGCATGGATacatataaaatggaaattatgaCCCTAACTAACAGTGGCCTGATCTCACTGAGCTGTTTTCTGGCCTTAATCATTTCTTACACCATCATTTTGGCCACTGTCTGGCGCCGGTCCTCCAGTGGATCATCCAAGGCACTCTCTACATTAACTGCCCACATCACAGTTGTAATTCTCTTCTTTGGGCcttgtatttatttctatatatggCCATTTAGCAGGCTTTCAGTGGATAAATTCCTTTCTGTCTTCTATACTGTTTGTACACCCTTACTGAACCCCATCATCTACTCTCTGAGGAATGAAGATGTAAAAGCAGCAATGAGGAAGTTGAGAAACCGTCATGTTACATCCTGGAAAAACTAG